The proteins below come from a single Asanoa ferruginea genomic window:
- a CDS encoding fumarate reductase/succinate dehydrogenase flavoprotein subunit — MTERIERHHYDVVVIGAGGAGLRAAIEARLAGKRVAIISKSLFGKAHTVMAEGGAAAAMGNANSRDNWQVHFRDTMRGGKFLNNFRMAELHAKEAPERIWELETYGALFDRTPDGKISQRNFGGHEYPRLAHVGDRTGLELIRTLQQKIVSLQQDDKREFGDYDARIKVFAETTITELLLDGDRIAGAFGYYRESGEFVLLQAPAVVLATGGVGRSYKVTSNSWEYTGDGHALALRAGATLINMEFLQFHPTGMVWPPSVKGILVTESVRGDGGVLKNSEGKRFMFDYVPDVFRKQYAETEEEADRWYTDPDNNRRPPELLPRDEVARAINNEVKEGRGTPAGGIYLDIASRRSADYIQKRLPSMYHQFKELADVDITKEPMEIGPTCHYVMGGVEVEPDSGAAMGHVQGLFAAGEVSGGMHGSNRLGGNSLSDLLVFGKRAGEYAARYVDGIEKRPAVPSADVEAAVDAALAPLQRDTGENPYKLQQDLQAVMGDLVGIIRRKGELEDALVRLAELRERVAKVSSAGGRRYNPGWHLALDLRNMLVVSECTAKAALEREESRGGHTREDFPAMSAKWRTVNLVCSLDGDKVRLEHKPLPTMRPELIHLFDRGELSKYLTEGELTDFDGSVTEGAGK; from the coding sequence ATGACTGAGCGAATCGAACGACACCACTACGACGTCGTCGTGATCGGCGCCGGCGGCGCCGGCCTGCGCGCGGCGATCGAGGCACGGCTCGCCGGCAAGCGCGTCGCCATCATCTCCAAGTCGCTGTTCGGCAAGGCACACACGGTGATGGCCGAGGGCGGCGCCGCGGCGGCGATGGGCAACGCCAACTCGCGCGACAACTGGCAGGTCCACTTCCGCGACACGATGCGCGGCGGCAAGTTCCTCAACAACTTCCGGATGGCCGAGCTGCACGCCAAAGAGGCGCCGGAGCGGATCTGGGAGCTGGAGACCTACGGCGCGCTGTTCGACCGCACGCCCGACGGCAAGATCTCGCAGCGCAACTTCGGCGGCCACGAATACCCGCGCCTCGCCCACGTCGGCGACCGCACGGGCCTCGAGCTGATCCGCACACTCCAGCAGAAGATCGTGTCGCTCCAGCAGGACGACAAGCGCGAGTTCGGCGACTACGACGCCCGGATCAAGGTGTTCGCCGAGACCACCATCACCGAGCTGCTGCTCGACGGCGACCGGATCGCGGGCGCCTTCGGCTACTACCGCGAGTCGGGCGAGTTCGTGCTCCTCCAGGCGCCCGCGGTGGTGCTGGCGACCGGCGGCGTCGGCCGCTCCTACAAGGTCACCTCCAACTCCTGGGAATACACCGGTGACGGCCACGCGCTCGCCCTGCGAGCCGGCGCGACGCTGATCAACATGGAGTTCCTCCAGTTCCACCCGACCGGCATGGTCTGGCCGCCGTCGGTCAAGGGCATCCTGGTCACCGAGTCGGTCCGCGGCGACGGTGGTGTCCTCAAGAACTCCGAGGGCAAGCGGTTCATGTTCGACTACGTCCCCGACGTCTTCCGCAAGCAATACGCGGAGACCGAGGAGGAGGCCGACCGCTGGTATACCGACCCGGACAACAACCGGCGCCCGCCGGAGCTGCTGCCCCGTGACGAGGTCGCCCGCGCGATCAACAACGAGGTCAAGGAGGGTCGCGGCACCCCCGCCGGCGGCATCTACCTCGACATCGCGTCGCGCCGGTCCGCCGACTACATCCAGAAGCGCCTGCCGTCGATGTACCACCAGTTCAAGGAGCTGGCCGACGTCGACATCACCAAGGAGCCGATGGAGATCGGGCCGACCTGTCACTACGTGATGGGCGGCGTCGAGGTCGAGCCGGACTCGGGCGCGGCCATGGGCCACGTCCAGGGCCTGTTCGCGGCCGGCGAGGTGTCCGGCGGCATGCACGGCTCCAACCGCCTCGGCGGCAACTCGCTGTCCGACCTGCTGGTCTTCGGCAAGCGCGCCGGTGAATACGCGGCCCGCTACGTCGACGGCATCGAGAAGCGCCCGGCTGTCCCCTCGGCCGACGTCGAGGCCGCTGTCGACGCGGCGCTCGCACCGCTGCAGCGGGACACCGGCGAAAACCCGTACAAGTTGCAGCAGGATCTTCAGGCGGTGATGGGCGACCTGGTCGGCATCATCCGGCGCAAGGGTGAGCTCGAAGACGCCCTGGTCCGCCTCGCGGAGCTGCGCGAGCGGGTCGCGAAGGTCAGCTCCGCCGGTGGCCGGCGCTACAACCCCGGCTGGCACCTGGCTCTCGACCTGCGCAACATGCTGGTGGTCTCGGAGTGCACCGCGAAGGCGGCGCTCGAGCGGGAAGAGTCGCGCGGCGGCCACACCCGCGAAGACTTCCCGGCGATGTCCGCGAAGTGGCGGACGGTCAACCTGGTCTGCTCGCTCGACGGCGACAAGGTGCGGCTCGAACACAAGCCGCTGCCGACGATGCGGCCCGAGCTGATCCACCTCTTCGACCGCGGCGAGCTGTCGAAGTATCTGACCGAGGGGGAGCTCACAGACTTCGACGGGTCTGTTACCGAAGGAGCGGGCAAGTAA